The sequence AACGCTAATTGTTAATATGGTTAATAGGTATTACTAATTTCGAGGACAAAATTCTTTAAGGAGGGGAAAATGTAACATCCCAAAAATAATCCAATAATTATTTAGATGAAGATatctaaatatatcttttagtaaaaaaaaaaattaaattgttttaaaatattagattggttaaaaataattataattaaagataatagaaataatagataaagaaaaatcgattaaacaaatttcaaattatatataattcttaTATAAGGATATACAGTTCTTTCTTCTATAAGGGTAGACAGTTCTTTCTTGGTATTAGCATGTTGTTAAAGGACTGAGAAAAATAAAGTATGCGGGGAAATTCTTTGGATGTAATTGgtaaaagagaagaagaatgacGAAGAACACAAATTTATTCCTTTATGAGATTATAATGTTAGATATCTCTATCTGATATGATGAGAATgctatttatttatagatatttctAACAAGGATGAGGAAGAGATTCTGGATACCTCCATTTTTTTATGGGAAAGACAGTGAGACGTCATTGCATGAAATATGAGCTCATAGATcctttaaatatgaaattatttttatacaaataaaaaaataaatataaacatcaATAATCTATTAAAAAGTATAGAGTGAGTGcttttaaataaatcttaaaaaatattttttcacatttttttaattgtatatattttgaaaaagaagaaaaacagaaaaataataagtataataaataatgtgaaaaagataaaataaaaaaattataaaaaaaagagtaaaatataaCGAATGCAATAGACGCtgattttaagaatttaagtaacattaataattaataacataacAGAAAAAGTATCCCATGCAAATAGTAGACTCAAATCTAcagaataaaaaatcaaagttcaCGTATTAACTATTCGTAGATAAACTTTGCTCTCAGTTTAAAACCCGTTTTCACTGATATCACTGGTGGAACCAATGGAACTAACCCAACTTTGGACGTAACTTAATAAGCATTCCACTTTCCAAATACAATCCACATGGTAGCCCCAATTCTTCCCCTGGTTTTTGTTAGTTTGGCAATAATAATTATGGAGTATCATAGACACAATTCATATGCATATTTTACACTTAGGTGGCACCATCCAGTTTTTAGTTTACAATTACACGAACCCCAGAAAAAGGTGAAGTCCCTTCACTACCGCTTACACAAACTAATAATGATCAATTTGAAGCGACATATGATACACTCACACCCCACACACGCCAAAGACAGctgctattgttttttttttaatatgttattggGATGAAATTATTTCcactaaaaataatgataaatatttattggagATCATAAGTCTactaaagataattatttttcttttaacataatttatttcttactcaaagattaattacaaatcaaatcttaaataacttgattaaaaaacataaaatcacaaCTACTTATGTGAATAATGGTTAGTTTTCATACTTAACCTTAgtgtacttttaaaaaaaaaaattccttgcaTCAATATTTGAATACTaacgttaaaataaaaataaagaagttgaaGATTAGTCGATGAAGTTCCGTTTCGTGTCAACGTTAAGACAcgttttccctttatttgtcacATTTTGCAAAATAtactaagaaaaaaatgttgaatcAATTTCACACGCATACATACACTCGCAGAAGCGACATATTCTGGCACGGACTCACAGCATGATCAGAAAGCAACAACAGGGGTGTCGTGAGCAACAAGAAACAACAATAGTAGAACTGCCAAGGTTGAAAACTACTGGAACACGGTGCATGTGTCTAGAAGTAGGAAGTCGTAGAAGAAAAACAAAGCAGAACAGAAGATGAGGGAAGAAAACTCATTCTCAATCACTCAAGCACTTTGGAAAAGTCATGGACTAttgtgggaaaaaaaaaagtgatagaaCCGGTGTCATTGAAAAGCATATGGCATGAAGGGTGGGGTTAATAAATCAAGCTTTATGAAAAAGGAACATTTATGAACTAAGGACCATAACAGTGTGCCTTTGAGATAGAGAAGCATCTACATAGCCTTTATGAAAGTGTATATATTCATTCATATATAGAAAGCCACACACGCAAAAGGATGTATCATACACACTAAAATTGATAGGTTTGGTTCAAAATTTTCAACTGCATTGCCAACTTCTCCTAACAGTGGACCTAGTAGTTAAGTGACTATTGATTAGCCCACCACGGCAATAAAATGCTACTTTATCTTCCATCAAAGTGAACTTAATTCTTTTACATACTATTAGCCTTGATGATAATGATCAATTGAACCAAAAGAGAATTTGTTTATGACTATATCTGACCCTAGTCCTATCTATGCTTTTGAGAAGTGGGATATGGGCAACAATAACtgcattttagtttttaagttTAAGCTCTGAATTTGCTGGCACTTCTAGTTCCACACAGGTTGGCAGTACATTTGCTGGTTTCTAAAGtttaaatagaattaataatccCAGCCTATCTCAGTTgtataaatataaacataaatatatatcttAATTTTCAATTCTTGTGATATAACTTAAGAAAAAGTTTGAGTTCGAATCCATATTACgaagttatattaaatatttagaggAAAATCCTTATGactcataataatattatttaacttaagcatattaattttgttgaaaTATAATTATGAGGTGAAGTCTGACATTTAATAGAAATGATAAAATTGACTATTTTATAAGTGGAGATAAAACTCATAAATTTAAGTCCTAATGTTTTAGTTTAAGATGTGATATTAAATTTACTGGTATGATTACTCATGATTCATTGATATAAATCTCTCTAATATTTATCCGATGATTACTCAACAAATTCCCATAAACTATATTTATGACATTTATCACACGGAATGTTTTGACATTCTATTCAAAGGACATTAACATGGTTTGGATTATGCACTATAAATTCTTTATAACAAGAAGCCACTTGAATACAGATATTGACTTCTGGTGTCCTTATTCTCAGCAACTACGAAGGACTAAGTAAACTGCCTGTGGATACTTGTGACATACTACAGGACAGCTAAGGCCGGCTAGTTTTCGCAGGTCAAgatttcaaaatgattttttcttcaCACACCAATCAAACAGGGTGGAacataccaaaattaaaaaagagtgCTTTCTAATTGATAACGAATTTTAAACAGATAAATATTTAGCATGATGGAGATAGTAGAAGTTAGACTTCTATTTTGATAGAGACAGTTCAAACGAGATGTGAGTTTTATCATTGGATTAAGACTACAACACAAAAGCTAAAGCCAAAACTAAGTTCCCATGAGAGGATAAGAGGGGGGAAATGAGGTTCATGAACACTTGCCTAACAATGGAGCTCCATGAGACATGAAGGACCGCATCATATGAGTTGTATCATGTGACCCATAGTTTGATTATTTGACTTAGGATTTTCGATTTATTTTTTCCAATACATTTTTTACAGTCTTTGGGGGAGGTTGAAGCTGCATGTATTTTGAGGGCTAGCCGGCTTGGTGACTTAGTCCCCCAAAATATGaagttttctttgttttacaatttttttaatacttcaaCTTTGTACTCTTAAAAacgatgttttttattttttatttttggtaaccaaaataaaatgatCTACCTCCACTTGTCCCTCGAGGATGGAAGGTCGGTTGTAGAGAAATGGGTAAGCTTCAAATTCAATTCTTGCCTCTATTACACATGGAAATTCTAGGGGTACTTGTGGTTTTTCCCACAGCAAGGAAAAATATTGGATCCTTTTCCATCTGACAATGCTATCTAGTGCCAAACCAAGGACAAGTTTCAACCCCATTCATTCCCCTGATCAGTatcatgaaaatttaaaaaaatctaaacttaAGACACAAGATTGTTTAATGTTTTACACATTTAACTACCAATAAACAGGAGTTTACAGTTACACAAGCACTTAATTGACCACCAACTATTCAATGTCCCCATTAATTATTTCCTTAACAAGGTTATCCTCAGGACATAATTAAGAGCTAATTATTAGGGAAAGCATGTGATGTATGCACGGTTCAGCTGTAAAGAAACATAATAGTCTACGAATTTGAAAATATAGCCAGCCACTGGCACTGGGTCACATGCTATGGCATCAAGCTGGGAAAAACTGAAAAGTCTTCCCACCCCCACTCCCCAGTTTCTATAAGTATACTCTTCCTTTCAATTTGACCTGTGAACAATACTGAAAAGCTTGCTAGTTTAGGAATAGTGATACAACGCCTCAAACGGATTGTTCAGCGAAGACAGGCACATATATAAAGTGTAGTGGGGCACATATGTTGGCCTTGATTAACATCATTGATTGATTTAGCATCAATAATTAAGCATTAGCATCCTTAAACCTCTTACCCTTGCGTTTCAAAATTTTGCTGACCTTGTCAATAATAATTCAATCCGTAATTTCTGTTTGGACGTTTGAAACTGGTGAGCACAGCACAGAGtccaagagaaaagaaagagagagagagagcatgaTAAATAGAAAGGAGAGGACAACATAACCAAACAGTTTCAAGGCATTGAGCTaaacttgttctctctttaCCTTCCTTGTCTGAACTGAAAAGCTACCCTTTTGAGTTATATGTTCACCACCACcatttttaattgaaacttGAGAATGGTAAGCAAGACATTCAACACCCTCATTGGCTCATTCTCTATCTCCTTTCTTAGTTGATGAGTTTCAAATCTTGTCGTGCAGGGAGACAAAGAAGTAAAAGAAGAACTAAAAGGTGGATTCAGGGCCTCCATGTTTATTTTTGGTAAGCAGAAATGTTGAAGCAAATTCTCATGTGGTTGTTCTCAATGTTCTGAAGCTTAATCTTTGTTCTTCCTTGTTCCTGCAGTGTTATCAGCATTGGACAACATGGGTTTTGTGGCAAACATGGTGAGCTTAGTCCTATACTTTTATGGGGTGATGCACTTTGATCTGTCCAACTCTGCCAATACCCTGACAAACTTTATGGGTTCAACTTTCTTGCTCTCACTCGTTGGTGGCTTCATCTCGGACACTTACTTCAACAGACTAACCACATGTTTGCTTTTCGGATCACTCGAAGTTCTGGTAAGTGCTAAACAATAGAAATATATAGTAGTggtattattatttgaaatatatgttattattatttgaaaatttcaaatccCAATGGCCTGTCCAATGAGACAAAAAAACGTTAAAGTTTGTTTCTCATGTTGGACAGGCTTTGGTAATGCTCACGGTTCAAGCTGCTCTGGACCATTTACACCCAGATTTTTGTGGCAAGTCAAGCTGTGTCAAAGGTGGCATAGCTGTCATGTTTTACTCATCATTGTATTTGTTGGCTTTGGGCATGGGAGGAGTGAGAGGCTCCTTGACTGCATTTGGTGCTGACCAATTTGGTGAAAAGAACCCACAAGAAGCAAAGGCTCTTGCTAGCTACTTCAATTGGCTTTTGCTGAGTTCAACATTGGGATCAATTATAGGGGTCACTGGGGTTGTGTGGGTTAGCACCCAAAAGGCTTGGCACTGGGGCTTCATCATAATAACCGTAGCTTCCTCCATTGGATTTCTCACCCTTGCTCTTGGCAAGCCATTTTACCGCATCAAAACTCCTGGACAGAGCCCCATTTCGAGGATCGCTCaggtaagttaaaattaacttatgcataggttaaaaaatttaacttataaaaaaagttcaattcattttatctttttattttcttcttttatatatacttattgtgaagtttatcaatcaaaatatatgcaATAAAGCATAAAACCCACCAATGTTTTGTTCGCTACAGGTTATTGTTGTGGCTTTTAAAAACCGGAAGTTACCACTGCCAGAGTCTAATGAAGAACTTTATGAGGTCTATGAAGAGGCTACATTAGAGAAGATTGCACACACCAACCAAATGAGGTGACTCTTGGGTCTATATACATTACATACATGTTAAAAAATTCATGGTTAACAGCTTGCATAATAATGCTGCACTCATCCTAATAATGTTGTGTAAGCGATGAGACAATAAACTAATACATGGTCCAGCACATTGGCGTGTTTGAGATTCTTTTCTTAATGTACGATGGAGTAGGTAGTGCCAAGGGCTCTGGACCTACTACCACTGCTGCACGCTTGGAGCTGCAGCCATACAGAGAATGATCACGAAAAATATATCTGAACCGCTTGTAACATCACtcacaaagaaaaatgaataagttCCTCACAACAATAACTAGgtgaaaaaagttttaaaacaacAGTACTAGCTGCAATcaaactctttttttgttttttttctgttgGCTTAGTTCTGTGTACTTCACTGAGAGATAATGAAAAGCAACTTCCTTCTCAATCAATACAAGTCATAATCTCAATAgttcaattcttttttctttctgttttttttttatttctttcaaatggCCAACTCCCCATGCATATTATAATTGatgacagttttttttttaaatggtctGGTTTTTGTTGAATCAGGTTTCTAGATAGAGCAAGCATTCTTCAAGAAAACATTGAGTCACAGCCATGGAAAGTGTGCACAGTGACACAAGTTGAAGAAGTGAAGATCCTAACCAGAATGTTACCTATATTAGCCAGTACCATTATAATGAACACTTGTTTAGCACAGCTTCAAACATTCTCAGTTCAGCAAGGGAATGTGATGAATCTGAAACTTGGTTCTTTCACTGTGCCTGCACCATCCATTCCAGTTATCCCTCTTCTTTTCATGTCCATCCTGATTCCCCTCTATGAATTCTTCTTTGTGCCATTTGCACGAAAGATCACTCACCACCCTTCTGGGGTTACACAGCTTCAAAGAGTAGGTGTTGGGCTAGTACTTTCATCTATTTCAATGACAATAGCTGGGATAATAGAAGTGAAAAGAAGGGACCAAGGAAGGAAGGACCCTTCAAGGCCAATTAGTCTTTTTTGGTTATCTTTCCAATATGCTATATTTGGAATTGCAGACATGTTCACTCTTGTAGGACTCCTAGAATTCTTCTACAGAGAAGCACCTGTAACCATGAAGTCACTATCAACTTCTTTCACATACTTGTCCATGTCTCTTGGTTACTTCTTGAGCACAATCTTTGTGGATGTCATTAATGCTGTTACCAAAAGGGTCACTCCAAGCAAACAAGGATGGTTGCATGGCTTGGACTTAAACCAAAACAATCTCAACTTGTTCTATTGGTTCTTAGCAATCCTTAGCTGCCTTAATTTTTTCAACTTCCTTTATTGGGCCTCTTGGTACAAGTACAAAGCTGAAGACAACAATTCAAAGGTGAATTTGAAGGCTCTCAGAACGACTGGTGAAAGGAAACAAGatgaggaagagaagaaggacATGAGAGTTAAGGCTAAAGAAAGCAGCCAAACAAGTGAAGCCAATACTGAGGGACCCTCTTCCTCTGATGAAACAGATGATGGAAGGAACTCTAGGGAATGGAAGCACAGCTAAAGTCAGGAGGCTCAAGACATGATTTGGTATTAAGGACTAGATAAGTAAAAACATGTTTTGTGGAAACACTAAAATAGATAGTGGTTGAAATCTCTCTTATCCTACATGTGTCCTTCTTGTATGATTGATTAGCACTGTTGGTTCTGGCTCCATCCGTGTGTCTGTTGTGTGCAGAGTCAaagagctttttttttttttttttcattttaacatgttcttttttgttatataagtttattaattattcaCCTGTACTTGTAATTGTGTATTAAGAGATGCTTAGTTAACTTAATTGTTTAATGAAGTCAAAGAATCTATACACAAGTCACAAGTCAATACTCAATACAATAATAAGGCACAGGCTTGTCCATTAAGCAATTACCCTTCCGTTAGAAAAGAGAGTGGGgaggagaaaaaatgaaataaaaaaattagagacaattttgaaaattgtttttgaagtgaatatttttcttgctttattttttctttgattgaataatgaaaaaaattacaatttagtttctttctattttttccctCACTGCATAAGAAAGAGCAAAAGaaggaaacattattttaaaatagtttattttgtttaaaatttagaagAGAACTAAAAGAGTTACTGTATTTGTTTAAGACGATTGTAAGACACAACGATATGTATGAGCAGGCGTTGAACAGGGCATTAACCATTGAGCGAGGAGATACAAATAGAAGTAAGGCTCCTCGTGACTCGTGCAATAGGCCTTGTTCGAAGTGGTCCCATGGTGTTCATCATAATCGTGGTGATGGAGGTTTTAGAGATGGTGTATAGCAGGATGGTGAACAACCACATAACACTTATGTTTAGGTAGACAACTGTAACTGGCGCACAGTCCAAGGTCGAGATATTCCACAATACCATGTGTCGTCTATTATGACTTCTGTCACATTTGTCAGGTGTGAAAAGGTTCACACACACTTTGTGAATAATGGGATAtcaaagaaatttgaattaatgtaACACTTTGTGAAGGTGATTggaattttgaatttaacatgaattttgacataaaattatctaattaaaaattattaaatgatataatatttttcataagagATTTTTGTGTGATTTGATTACTTTCTTGTGTATGTGTATATGAGAATGCTTTGTTTAGGTAAAAATATGAATGATTAAAGtcaatctttaaatttaaatcaaaggatcagattaaaaaatatatttaaaatttcactaATATTGTAAGGGTGATTTTATCATctttattagttattattattatcattactatcattaataataataatttttatgttaataatgACAGAAATCACAACAAGAGTATATGCTTATTATTGTTATGTTATGGTTGTCATCACGACTCCTAGAATGTTGACAAAAGTTGTGATAATTATAACAATGCGTCAATATTACCACCATAAATGTAGGTAAATTTTTAGgtgagatttttaattttaacctttcatttaaatttaatggttaaaattgatattttttaatgaaaaaaaaaacatttcaataaAGAACTGAAAATTCGTAGGAAACATGGTGGAAATTACATCCGCCATAAAAAGATTTTGTGTATGTTTGGAGTCGCGTTAGGGCAAACATGAATATTGATGTTGATCAAAATGTTTGAATTCCGCAtagtaattgattgtgtttgggAGACGTGCGTCTATGTTGAAGCTGTTCAAAGTAGCTTATGAAttcaacaaaatcaatttttgtgaatattttttattttatccttttttcttttgcttttgaaTAGTCAACAacagtaatatatttttattctagcATTTATACCCTTTCTCACCAACCTATCCATGTACTAAATACTCTTttactaataaatataaaaataagttattattaAGAAACATGCTGTACTTTATTTCAGAAAAAgaatatcaatttaaattttattgtgcaaaaaatatgatataaatttcattatttatttttaaattattaatatatatatatatatatatatatatatatatatatattgttcaatttttatgtaTCTAATACAAAATATCtccaattatgttttatttttaattatttaaaatatgtttaatacaAAATACTTTTCCAAACAATTAATGTCCATTTTAGTAATTTACacattcaaaattgattttgagaaCAAGTttccaaataatattaaatgtggAAATCAATTTTCAGATACaagtattcaaataaaaatcacgtttctttaaaatcaattttatagaaTCACGTTCGATTTAGAATCAATTCTACAAAGGCATATCCAAACAAACAAGCACTTCGTTTTAGCATTACCAAAGAAAATGGTCTCACACGCGCACTaatttcatcttcttttttttctttttacttcacTTGTCTCCCTCCCAATGAcatcacattatttttttcccctctcttttcttgttttatagCTAGTTGTTGTTCCCATTGTAGTATGAATCAGTACCAGCCTCCTTTTCTAGAACAAATGCAGAAAAGCAGGAGAAGCTGGACCTAGGGAAGATATGGAGAACAGAAATCTAATGGGAGGAGTGTCGGAGTTGGAATGAAATTATGTGGGTTGGCCGAATTAAGACCAAACCTCGTCGTATCTCTTCCTCAGTCAACAACACTATACTAGAGTCATCACAACTGTGTAACACTGCTTTTGTTTTTTCAGCAATATTGACAGCAAAAGTTAAAATTAGGCACTGGGGTTTTTGAATACGAAGCTTCACTTTATACATATAGGAGCATCTCCAATTGCACCAATACTATACCATTGCTTACTATTTACTAACTTATTCGGTATGTGAACCAAATCTTGCAATAGTTTTTGACACAATAATTTTAGGTGCAGTTACATTCACGCACGCATGCATGCATGGTTATTATCTCATATTTAAACAGCTTTAATGCGAGATCTGTTCATATTCTGTTGAAAATAGTTTCAGTAAAACTAAAGTGCTTGTACTTTAACGTTTTCTCAAATAGGAAAAGTCCACTGAAAAATCAATGAACTGGTTACATACCCTGTTTATATGACTcagaaaaattatcattaaaaaatttaggggATAAATTGTTTAATCGGTTCAAGTTTGATGAAAACTGACCAATGCTACGTACAGAAAACTAATAAGTGAAAAATTGATTGTTTGAAggttttttcttaaaagaatcATAACTAACCTGATCCATTCTATattgtggattttttttaatattattacaatttagttcttataaaatgtaattttttttagtaatccTTTAGAGTTTATTtagataaagaattttaaattttaagaattttaaatattttaattacaatttttttataatttttttcattttcaacaaaGTTATATTTCTCATTTGAAAGCCCAACAACTTGAGCATTAACACAAACACATAGATcacaagaacaagaagaaagtatAAACCACATGATTAGTTAACTCTCCTACAGCCACACGTACAACCTGAAGAACACAAAAATGACTTGTACTTTGTAAATTACAATAACACCCTCCCTTTTCTGATTTCTCTTGCCTATAAATTTGTATTAGATCACTATATTCAAAAGTTTAATTCaccatttcaatttttaactcAAATCACATCCTGTGAAAAGACCCCAATCAAACTTTAGGAGAGACAAAGGTATCAGAAAGATCAAAGTTATGAGAGAGACAAACCTGAGAAAGAAAGCTAGATTGTGAGTGCAAGTAAGTGCAAGGAGTTGTGAGTGAGAAAGCAAAAGTGAGTGCGAGGTCGCGGTGTGGTGCGAATGTCTAAAGacgaaaattttaatttcttacgttttagaaagaaattaaaatttcatatttttagttatttaaaattctattttaaaatttcaaaaatttaaattcttaaaaaaaaatatccaaacaacgaattttatattaaataattttaaatttttctgatAGATTACTTTCCTCAATTAAAATCTTCTATCTAAATAcacttttaaagatttttttgttttagttcttgtaaattttttgtctttattgtcaaataaaaaatatgacataacaACAAAATTAACCATTCATCTACTTGTCATATCATAAACAAATCTCACAAGATAGttgcatgtattttttaaaatttattaggaacAATTGATGAGGTAAGATTAGTTGATAATGgattaaaatatagtttttcaaaaactatttttttttacaattactaaaccaaaaaaaaatttaaggaactaaaataaaaaatagcataTTTTATATAGGGAGCAAATTGTTATTTGAGTCAATGTtttaatataagataaaaataaatatagaataaaTCATGGAAGCAATTAGGAAAGAATTTAAAAgtgaatcttttaaaattatttttttttgaaataaaagcgattaaaaatattgtttcttaataaatgaagctaataaaaaaataatgaagagaTATAATTTTCTTGATTCAAGCATGTTTTTCATTACGAATggtataattgattaaaataaaaatcaatgacTAAATAAGAAGTGTGAAAAAAAGGGTAGGAATGAGTTTAACGATGTATGTAATAAttcatggtcataacattttgaaattttgtaacgctcatcagttttgaaagccattttgaatggttgttaatggatgataatgaccaataaagaattgtaacagccaataatgagtggtaatggctgataaatgcattcttgatggtatGTTTTGATCTGTAATTTCCGCATTTTGTTAATAACCTGTGTTTCTTTTGTAGTTTCATTTTGTGCCAGCTGGGTGTTGAACCCTGACTCCGAGAACATTAAAGTATGTGCAGACCACTAAACCAGTAAAGCTTTTTTGATATGTAGTCGTTTTTAATACGTTATATACACATTATGCTTTACAGTTTttggaattttgatttaatttatgcatgaatatattctagaacattttattctatgcatatatatatgaaatcaaatgcataatattatatttcaattataaaattatatgagaatcttattcataattatattgtatcttgattttgaaatgcaaaatactatttattctcatataataaatttttatgtctaagtgatctttataattttgattaattatggattagccacagcatctatatttgattaaaattatatattaagttggttaaagatcatataaggaattagacataatattgtaattaattatacttatataatgaattttatctcacaagaatttttattatatctgtat comes from Glycine soja cultivar W05 chromosome 20, ASM419377v2, whole genome shotgun sequence and encodes:
- the LOC114401668 gene encoding protein NRT1/ PTR FAMILY 4.5-like, which gives rise to MGDKEVKEELKGGFRASMFIFVLSALDNMGFVANMVSLVLYFYGVMHFDLSNSANTLTNFMGSTFLLSLVGGFISDTYFNRLTTCLLFGSLEVLALVMLTVQAALDHLHPDFCGKSSCVKGGIAVMFYSSLYLLALGMGGVRGSLTAFGADQFGEKNPQEAKALASYFNWLLLSSTLGSIIGVTGVVWVSTQKAWHWGFIIITVASSIGFLTLALGKPFYRIKTPGQSPISRIAQVIVVAFKNRKLPLPESNEELYEVYEEATLEKIAHTNQMRFLDRASILQENIESQPWKVCTVTQVEEVKILTRMLPILASTIIMNTCLAQLQTFSVQQGNVMNLKLGSFTVPAPSIPVIPLLFMSILIPLYEFFFVPFARKITHHPSGVTQLQRVGVGLVLSSISMTIAGIIEVKRRDQGRKDPSRPISLFWLSFQYAIFGIADMFTLVGLLEFFYREAPVTMKSLSTSFTYLSMSLGYFLSTIFVDVINAVTKRVTPSKQGWLHGLDLNQNNLNLFYWFLAILSCLNFFNFLYWASWYKYKAEDNNSKVNLKALRTTGERKQDEEEKKDMRVKAKESSQTSEANTEGPSSSDETDDGRNSREWKHS